The Nesterenkonia xinjiangensis genome contains a region encoding:
- the groES gene encoding co-chaperone GroES produces the protein MSVSIKPLEDRIVVRPLEAEQTTASGLVIPDTAKEKPQEGEVVAVGPGRFDDKGNRVPVDVSEGDVVIYSKFGGTEVKVGGDEFLVLNARDVLAVVEK, from the coding sequence GTGTCAGTCTCTATCAAGCCCCTCGAGGATCGCATTGTTGTCCGCCCCCTGGAAGCTGAGCAGACCACCGCTTCCGGCCTCGTGATCCCGGACACCGCCAAGGAGAAGCCCCAGGAGGGCGAGGTCGTGGCAGTGGGCCCCGGCCGCTTCGACGACAAGGGCAACCGCGTCCCGGTCGACGTCTCTGAAGGCGACGTCGTCATCTACTCCAAGTTCGGCGGCACTGAGGTCAAGGTCGGCGGCGACGAGTTCCTCGTCCTGAACGCCCGCGACGTCCTGGCTGTCGTCGAGAAGTGA